In Halobaculum rubrum, the following are encoded in one genomic region:
- a CDS encoding SpoVR family protein: protein MIHDERVATRRVAAELAEPAERARELAETLGLRPYPVNYWVVTHDEMNELIAYDGFQTRYPHWRWGMKYDRQRKQDTFGMGKAFEIVNNDNPCHAFLQESNTLADQKAVITHVEAHADFFRNNEWFGRFAGEREDPDAAAMLERHAETVADHMSNPEIDREDVERLIDAVLCVEDTIDQHRALAAERGGDEELDEELSDIEERLDRLGLSAEVREQVFDADWVDAQRDRERLPEPRPDVLAYLREHGKQFDEEEGKAVEREPWMDEVIELLRREAYYFAPQRMTKVLNEGWAAYWESLMMGDERFAGDDEFLTYADHMARVLGSPGLNPYKLGFEIWRYVENSANRREVVDKLLRVEGVTWRTFHDVIDFDEVADLLEPDPAIAGVTADTLDDLDPDDPRVDADALARAKAGDLDADAYPWAVLTHEGLCERHFSLTKPANRGFLSRIGRSELERVARYMFDDEVYPDVASALSDVDYGAGWTRMREVRESHNDVTFIDEYLTEEFVVEGNYFTYEYSEAAEGYRVASVDPDDVKRKLLLRFTNFGKPTIAVYDGNYDNRGELLLGHRYNGVALDIEQANRALERVFDLWGRPVNLATIVTEYDDHELEVARRRGREPDGEEIPIRLRYDGETVERHALEPELAEQIGADEVDYDTTPEEWLA from the coding sequence ATGATACACGACGAACGAGTCGCGACCCGTCGCGTCGCCGCGGAGCTGGCGGAGCCCGCCGAGCGCGCCAGGGAACTGGCCGAGACGCTCGGGCTCCGCCCGTACCCGGTGAACTACTGGGTCGTGACCCACGACGAGATGAACGAGCTCATCGCCTACGACGGGTTCCAGACGCGGTACCCGCACTGGCGGTGGGGAATGAAGTACGACCGCCAGCGCAAGCAGGACACCTTCGGCATGGGGAAAGCGTTCGAGATCGTCAACAACGACAACCCCTGTCACGCGTTCCTTCAGGAGTCGAACACCCTCGCCGACCAGAAGGCGGTCATCACGCACGTGGAGGCGCACGCGGACTTCTTCCGCAACAACGAGTGGTTCGGTCGGTTCGCGGGCGAACGCGAGGACCCCGACGCCGCCGCGATGCTGGAGCGCCACGCCGAGACCGTCGCCGACCACATGTCGAACCCGGAGATCGACCGCGAGGACGTCGAGCGCCTCATCGACGCCGTGTTGTGCGTCGAGGACACGATCGACCAGCATCGCGCGCTCGCGGCCGAGCGCGGCGGCGACGAGGAACTGGACGAGGAGCTGTCCGACATCGAGGAGCGCCTCGACCGCCTGGGCCTCTCCGCGGAGGTTCGCGAACAGGTGTTCGACGCCGACTGGGTCGACGCCCAGCGCGACCGCGAGCGGCTGCCCGAGCCGCGTCCGGACGTGCTCGCGTACCTCCGCGAGCACGGCAAGCAGTTCGACGAGGAGGAGGGGAAGGCCGTCGAGCGCGAGCCGTGGATGGACGAGGTGATCGAGCTCCTCAGACGGGAGGCGTACTACTTCGCCCCGCAGAGAATGACGAAGGTGCTCAACGAGGGATGGGCCGCGTACTGGGAGTCGCTGATGATGGGCGACGAGCGCTTCGCCGGCGACGACGAGTTCCTCACCTACGCCGACCACATGGCGCGGGTGCTGGGGTCGCCGGGGCTCAATCCCTACAAGCTCGGCTTCGAGATCTGGCGGTACGTCGAGAACAGCGCCAACCGCCGCGAGGTGGTCGACAAACTGCTCCGTGTCGAGGGGGTGACGTGGCGCACCTTCCACGACGTGATCGACTTCGACGAGGTGGCCGACCTGCTGGAGCCCGACCCGGCGATCGCGGGCGTCACCGCCGACACGCTGGACGACCTCGATCCCGACGACCCCCGCGTCGACGCCGACGCGCTCGCGCGGGCGAAGGCCGGCGATCTCGACGCCGACGCGTATCCGTGGGCCGTACTGACTCACGAGGGCCTGTGCGAGCGCCACTTCTCGCTGACGAAGCCGGCGAACAGGGGGTTCCTCAGCCGGATCGGTCGCTCGGAACTGGAGCGGGTCGCGCGATACATGTTCGACGACGAGGTGTACCCGGACGTGGCGTCGGCGCTCTCGGACGTGGACTACGGCGCCGGCTGGACGCGGATGCGCGAGGTCCGCGAGAGCCACAACGACGTGACGTTCATCGACGAGTACCTCACCGAGGAGTTCGTCGTCGAGGGCAACTACTTCACCTACGAGTACTCGGAGGCGGCCGAGGGGTACCGCGTCGCCAGCGTCGATCCCGACGACGTGAAACGGAAGCTCCTCCTCCGGTTCACGAACTTCGGGAAGCCGACGATCGCGGTGTACGACGGCAACTACGACAACCGGGGCGAACTCCTGTTGGGGCACCGCTACAACGGCGTCGCGCTCGACATCGAGCAGGCGAACCGGGCGCTGGAGCGAGTGTTCGATCTCTGGGGTCGGCCGGTCAACCTCGCGACGATCGTCACCGAGTACGACGACCACGAGCTGGAGGTCGCCCGCCGTCGCGGACGCGAACCCGACGGCGAGGAGATCCCGATCCGCCTCCGCTACGACGGCGAGACGGTCGAGCGGCACGCGCTGGAGCCCGAGTTGGCCGAGCAGATCGGGGCCGACGAGGTCGACTACGACACCACGCCCGAGGAGTGGCTGGCCTGA
- a CDS encoding DASH family cryptochrome, protein MAVDTAVVWFRRDLRIHDNEALLEAADAEEVLPVYAFDPREYGEREFGGEHSFRYEKTGGIRTRFRRESVADLRERLRERDSDLVVRHETPERVVPAVAAAVDADAVHFGTLPTPEEVSVENAVRTRLRGIDVTPSRHWTHTLYHLNDLPTPYTDISDTYTGFRKSVENRATVRDPLPEPDLPTAPVGEVGAGSVPTPTDLGVDEVEYDDRAALRFEGGETAGTERLDRYLFEEDRLREYKETRNGLLGQGFSSKLSPWLNEGCLSPRYVNAEVDRYERERVSNESTYWLVFELIWRDFFQFQFAKHGGDFFGRGGIRRRDDIDWREDDAQFGRWTAGETGIPFVDAAMRELNETGYQSNRARQNAASFLANDLRIDWRMGAAYFETQLVDHDPASNYGNWAYIAGVGNDSRDRAFNVVKQAEKYDADGEYVTHWIPALSDLPPTKVHAPWTLSEQEQAEYDVQVGIDYPEPMVDLE, encoded by the coding sequence ATGGCAGTTGACACGGCCGTCGTCTGGTTCCGTCGCGATCTGCGCATCCACGACAACGAGGCGCTGCTGGAGGCCGCAGACGCGGAGGAGGTACTCCCGGTGTACGCGTTCGACCCGCGCGAGTACGGCGAACGCGAGTTCGGGGGCGAGCACTCCTTTCGCTACGAGAAAACCGGCGGAATCCGGACCCGCTTCCGCCGCGAGTCGGTCGCGGACCTGCGCGAGCGCCTCCGCGAGCGCGACTCGGATCTCGTCGTCCGTCACGAGACGCCCGAACGCGTCGTTCCCGCGGTCGCGGCGGCCGTCGACGCCGACGCGGTCCACTTCGGGACGCTCCCGACGCCCGAGGAGGTGAGTGTCGAGAACGCCGTCCGAACGCGACTCCGCGGGATCGATGTGACGCCGTCGCGTCACTGGACGCACACGCTGTACCACCTGAACGACCTCCCGACGCCGTACACCGACATCTCCGACACGTACACGGGTTTCCGGAAGTCGGTCGAGAACCGCGCGACCGTGCGCGATCCGCTCCCGGAGCCGGATCTGCCGACGGCTCCGGTCGGGGAGGTCGGCGCCGGGTCGGTTCCCACGCCGACGGATCTGGGTGTCGACGAGGTCGAGTACGACGACCGCGCCGCGCTCCGGTTCGAGGGCGGCGAGACGGCCGGAACCGAGCGGCTTGACCGCTATCTGTTCGAGGAGGACCGCCTGCGCGAGTACAAGGAGACGCGCAACGGCCTGCTCGGACAGGGGTTCTCATCGAAGCTTTCGCCGTGGCTCAACGAGGGGTGCCTGTCGCCGCGGTACGTGAACGCCGAGGTCGACCGCTACGAGCGCGAGCGCGTCTCGAACGAGTCGACGTACTGGCTCGTGTTCGAACTGATCTGGCGGGACTTCTTCCAGTTCCAGTTCGCCAAACACGGCGGCGACTTCTTCGGGCGGGGCGGTATCCGCCGCCGCGACGACATCGACTGGCGAGAGGACGACGCGCAGTTCGGGCGGTGGACGGCCGGCGAGACGGGGATCCCCTTCGTCGACGCCGCGATGCGGGAGCTGAACGAGACCGGGTACCAGAGCAACCGCGCCCGCCAGAACGCGGCGTCGTTCCTCGCGAACGACCTCCGGATCGACTGGCGGATGGGCGCGGCGTACTTCGAGACGCAGTTGGTCGATCACGACCCCGCCTCGAACTACGGCAACTGGGCGTACATCGCGGGCGTCGGCAACGACAGCAGGGACCGCGCGTTTAACGTCGTCAAGCAAGCCGAGAAGTACGACGCCGACGGCGAGTACGTGACACACTGGATCCCGGCGCTGTCCGACCTGCCGCCGACGAAGGTCCACGCGCCGTGGACGTTAAGCGAGCAGGAGCAGGCTGAGTACGACGTCCAGGTCGGGATCGACTACCCCGAGCCGATGGTCGATCTTGAGTAG
- a CDS encoding HpcH/HpaI aldolase family protein: MANSEPRNGVRARIEDGGVALGVLDTTYDPSVVELYGELGLDFVWLDMEHGGPDPWDGQTVEHLLRAAERTGIEPLVRLPDSEPTLVRKALDLGARSVFLPRVETAAEVETAVRSARFRYDGEPGDRGLAAPRARRWGLKEEYVEAEDRETLVGTTVETVEAVENIDSILAVPDLGFVFIGPLDLSVQLGHPGELDHPEVEEAVDRVRTAALEADVPVGGLGFGMDDVNEKVDDGYQILHLGSTAGAIQSVVGDWLDDYEGERP; this comes from the coding sequence ATGGCGAACTCTGAGCCTCGAAACGGCGTTCGCGCCCGGATCGAGGACGGCGGCGTCGCGCTGGGCGTGCTCGACACGACGTACGACCCCTCGGTGGTCGAGCTGTACGGGGAGCTCGGGCTGGACTTCGTCTGGCTCGACATGGAGCACGGCGGCCCCGACCCCTGGGACGGCCAGACCGTCGAACACCTCCTGCGGGCGGCCGAGCGAACCGGGATCGAGCCGCTCGTGCGCCTCCCCGACAGCGAACCGACGCTCGTGCGGAAGGCGCTGGATCTCGGTGCCCGGTCGGTGTTCCTCCCGCGGGTGGAGACGGCCGCGGAGGTGGAGACGGCCGTCAGGTCCGCCCGGTTCCGCTACGACGGCGAGCCCGGGGACCGCGGCCTCGCCGCGCCGCGGGCGCGCCGCTGGGGGCTCAAGGAGGAGTACGTCGAGGCGGAGGACCGCGAGACGCTCGTCGGCACGACCGTCGAGACGGTCGAGGCGGTCGAGAACATCGACTCGATCCTCGCCGTCCCCGATCTGGGGTTCGTGTTCATCGGGCCCCTCGACCTCTCGGTGCAGCTTGGCCACCCCGGCGAGCTCGACCACCCGGAGGTCGAGGAGGCCGTCGACCGCGTCCGCACCGCGGCGCTGGAGGCGGACGTTCCGGTCGGTGGGCTCGGCTTCGGCATGGACGACGTGAACGAGAAGGTCGATGACGGTTATCAGATCCTCCATCTGGGGAGCACCGCCGGGGCGATCCAGTCGGTGGTGGGCGACTGGCTCGACGACTACGAGGGCGAGCGTCCCTGA
- a CDS encoding ATP-binding protein: MSLGTQRARETLGEEDAIVVIDEFPFLIEEDESLPSRIQRVWDIELQETGMTLVLVGSSISVMEDKVLSGSAPLYGRRTATIDLKPLSVADARQFFPVYDPETAITAWSIYGGTPYYLQTIDPDQSLGTNVQQGILSERGLLYSEPEFLLRTELRQPNTYFSILRALAHGRRTPNEIAGMAGVESGSLSTYLQKLRRLRLVERHIPVTESSTASKRGRYRIAAPLFRFWFRFVYGNQDQLRMLDDDAYDELVVPELADYVSPLFERLCQQALPALLNRQFRDVGQWWFKEHELDILGLTGDGLVAGECKFTSQPVSEGVLADLERTASEVRWSEEPADGETLYVLFSRSGYTTDLENVAETRDDVRLFELPDPLNTDGNA, from the coding sequence ATGTCGCTCGGCACGCAGCGAGCGCGAGAAACACTCGGCGAGGAAGACGCTATCGTCGTCATCGACGAGTTCCCGTTCCTCATCGAGGAGGACGAATCGCTTCCCTCACGGATCCAACGGGTGTGGGACATAGAGCTCCAGGAGACGGGGATGACGCTCGTGCTCGTCGGTTCGTCGATCAGCGTCATGGAGGACAAGGTCCTCTCCGGAAGCGCACCGCTGTACGGCCGTCGGACAGCGACGATCGATCTCAAACCTCTCTCTGTCGCTGACGCACGCCAGTTCTTCCCGGTGTACGACCCCGAAACCGCCATCACTGCGTGGTCGATCTATGGTGGCACTCCGTACTACCTCCAGACCATCGATCCCGACCAGTCGCTCGGAACGAACGTCCAGCAGGGGATTCTCTCGGAGCGGGGGCTACTGTACTCTGAACCCGAGTTCCTACTCCGCACTGAACTTCGACAGCCGAACACGTACTTCAGCATTCTCCGTGCGCTCGCGCACGGGCGTCGCACTCCAAACGAAATCGCTGGCATGGCCGGCGTAGAGTCGGGATCTCTCAGCACATACCTTCAGAAACTCCGTCGACTCCGTCTCGTCGAGCGCCACATCCCCGTGACGGAATCATCGACGGCCTCGAAGCGCGGTCGGTATCGCATCGCTGCGCCGTTGTTCCGGTTCTGGTTTCGGTTCGTCTACGGGAACCAAGACCAGCTTCGGATGCTCGACGACGACGCGTACGACGAACTTGTCGTACCAGAACTGGCGGATTACGTGAGCCCGCTGTTCGAACGTCTCTGCCAGCAAGCGCTCCCAGCCCTCCTCAACCGACAATTCCGCGATGTCGGGCAGTGGTGGTTCAAGGAACACGAACTAGATATCCTCGGCCTCACTGGCGACGGCCTCGTCGCCGGCGAGTGTAAGTTCACATCCCAACCCGTGAGCGAAGGCGTTCTCGCCGATCTTGAACGAACAGCGTCGGAAGTCCGATGGTCAGAAGAACCGGCAGACGGCGAGACCCTGTACGTCTTGTTCAGCCGCTCCGGGTACACCACTGATCTTGAAAACGTCGCTGAGACGCGTGATGACGTCCGGCTCTTCGAGTTGCCTGACCCGCTGAATACTGATGGGAACGCGTAG
- the fen gene encoding flap endonuclease-1: protein MGNADLRDIAHIEDVAFEDLSGVVAVDAHNWLYRYLTTTVKFTSDHRYTTDEGEEVANLIGIVQGLPKFFDNDLTPVFVFDGGVTDLKDDEVAKRRAAREEAEERRKDAEERGDSVEAARLEARTQRLTDTIHGTSREVLRLLDVPVVEAPAEGEAQCAYMNRVGDADFSGSEDYDTMLFGGPRTLRQLTSKGDPELMDLERTLADHDITQEQLVDVAMLCGTDFNEGVRGIGPKTALTAVKEHGDLFAVLDARDAEVPNAERVREFFHSPPVTDDYAFDTTISPDVDAARAYVVDEWEVDPDEVERGFERIEAALTQTGLDDWT from the coding sequence ATGGGAAACGCGGATCTGCGTGACATCGCGCACATCGAGGACGTCGCCTTCGAGGATCTGTCCGGTGTGGTCGCGGTGGACGCGCACAACTGGCTGTACCGGTATCTCACGACGACGGTGAAGTTCACCAGCGACCACCGCTACACCACCGACGAGGGCGAGGAGGTCGCGAACCTCATCGGGATCGTCCAGGGGCTGCCGAAGTTCTTCGACAACGACCTCACGCCGGTGTTCGTCTTCGACGGGGGCGTCACCGACCTGAAGGACGACGAGGTCGCGAAGCGTCGGGCGGCACGCGAGGAGGCCGAGGAGCGCAGGAAGGATGCCGAGGAGCGCGGCGATTCGGTCGAGGCGGCGCGCCTGGAGGCGCGCACGCAACGGCTCACCGACACCATCCACGGGACCTCCCGGGAGGTGCTACGCCTGCTCGACGTGCCCGTCGTCGAGGCGCCCGCGGAGGGCGAGGCGCAGTGTGCGTACATGAACCGCGTCGGCGACGCCGACTTCTCGGGCAGCGAGGACTACGACACGATGCTGTTCGGCGGGCCGCGAACGCTCCGACAGCTCACGTCGAAGGGCGACCCGGAGCTGATGGACCTGGAGCGGACCCTCGCGGATCACGACATCACTCAGGAACAGCTCGTGGACGTTGCGATGCTGTGCGGCACTGACTTCAACGAGGGCGTTCGTGGGATCGGGCCGAAGACGGCACTGACGGCCGTGAAGGAGCACGGCGACCTGTTCGCGGTCCTCGACGCCCGCGACGCCGAGGTCCCCAACGCCGAGCGGGTCCGCGAGTTCTTCCACTCCCCGCCGGTGACCGACGACTACGCGTTCGACACGACGATATCGCCGGACGTCGACGCCGCCCGCGCGTACGTCGTCGACGAGTGGGAGGTCGATCCCGACGAGGTCGAACGCGGCTTCGAGCGCATCGAGGCCGCGCTCACGCAGACGGGACTCGACGACTGGACCTGA
- a CDS encoding cupin domain-containing protein, translating to MTAIEFDEEREYDDDRFSAVEAFRSDRMKVVCGYFEPGQFIPVHAPSSDVTISVRSGTGIVRDGQIDRRVEPGDVVVVEAGIDRGVEADEDGRLEALLVTAPPPTDAEHEPVRAGLQRGEFDPRGDSE from the coding sequence GTGACGGCGATCGAGTTCGACGAGGAGCGCGAGTACGACGACGACCGGTTCTCGGCCGTCGAGGCGTTCCGCAGCGACCGGATGAAGGTGGTCTGCGGCTACTTCGAGCCGGGCCAGTTCATCCCGGTCCACGCCCCGTCGAGCGACGTGACGATCTCCGTCCGCTCGGGAACCGGAATCGTCAGGGACGGGCAGATCGACCGCCGCGTCGAACCGGGTGACGTTGTCGTGGTCGAGGCGGGCATCGACCGCGGGGTCGAAGCCGACGAGGACGGCAGGCTCGAGGCGCTGCTCGTCACGGCGCCACCTCCGACCGACGCCGAACACGAGCCCGTTCGCGCCGGACTACAGCGGGGCGAGTTCGACCCGCGAGGCGATTCTGAATGA
- a CDS encoding cupin domain-containing protein has protein sequence MTTVRPLAELEGEPHANVFPGDEPKTIRLTLADSETVPPHTHPGRDIVLYLLEGAIELHLDEEIHEVTAGDIARFEGEREISPRALEDSVALLVLAPRSDE, from the coding sequence ATGACGACCGTCCGCCCGCTGGCCGAACTGGAGGGTGAACCGCACGCGAACGTCTTCCCGGGTGACGAGCCGAAGACGATCAGACTCACGCTCGCGGACAGCGAGACGGTTCCCCCCCACACCCACCCGGGGCGAGATATCGTCCTCTACCTCCTCGAAGGCGCGATCGAACTCCACCTCGACGAGGAAATCCACGAGGTGACCGCCGGCGACATCGCCCGGTTCGAGGGCGAACGGGAGATCTCGCCGCGCGCGCTCGAGGACAGCGTCGCCCTGCTCGTGCTCGCGCCTCGATCGGACGAGTAG
- a CDS encoding SRPBCC family protein, with translation MRSVTVSREIPASPDTVRKSILDIEPFTRAAGFDEVRVDGHQIEITNDVGVTEITLELDIVNDPDAVLAYEQREGIFEEMRTAYTLQPTDAGTEVRATTEFALDVPLVGEVLDATVISRQRRAELNAQFDYLETVAGTE, from the coding sequence ATGCGATCGGTCACGGTGTCACGAGAGATCCCGGCGTCCCCCGACACGGTTCGGAAATCGATCCTCGATATCGAGCCGTTCACCCGCGCCGCGGGGTTCGACGAGGTCCGCGTGGACGGCCACCAGATCGAGATCACGAACGATGTCGGGGTCACTGAGATCACGCTGGAACTGGACATCGTGAACGACCCCGACGCAGTCCTCGCCTACGAACAGCGCGAGGGGATATTCGAGGAGATGCGGACGGCGTACACGCTACAGCCGACCGACGCCGGAACGGAGGTCCGCGCGACGACCGAGTTCGCGCTCGACGTGCCGCTCGTCGGCGAGGTGCTCGACGCCACCGTCATCTCGCGGCAACGGCGAGCAGAGCTGAACGCGCAGTTCGACTACCTCGAAACGGTCGCCGGGACCGAGTAG
- a CDS encoding CGCGG family rSAM-modified RiPP protein has protein sequence MSTSHDHDHAEADPVTDRMHDTSWSANLEHPKHASDRDLLVSQAVDAIEHTEPGNHVNLVTHGDHGHPSEYLYEALEERVDGDLEWEYIEQCGCGGHVTRVYVE, from the coding sequence ATGAGCACGTCTCACGATCACGACCACGCCGAGGCCGATCCCGTCACCGACCGGATGCACGACACTTCCTGGTCGGCGAACCTCGAACACCCGAAGCACGCGTCCGACCGGGACCTCCTCGTTTCCCAGGCGGTCGACGCGATCGAACACACCGAGCCGGGGAACCACGTCAACCTCGTCACGCACGGCGACCACGGTCACCCTTCCGAGTACCTCTACGAGGCGCTCGAGGAGCGGGTCGACGGCGACCTCGAGTGGGAGTACATCGAGCAGTGCGGCTGTGGCGGCCACGTGACCCGAGTGTACGTCGAGTAG
- a CDS encoding DUF2249 domain-containing protein — MFGVTGWFLWHRGSDVTDATTETSLIEGTGAPTDRPRETLDARDLPPPEPLQNTLERLAEIDAETVLVQRNDRAPQHLYPKLSDRGYEYETIERDGVVTTVIWTPNPAE, encoded by the coding sequence ATGTTCGGGGTAACTGGCTGGTTCCTGTGGCACCGCGGATCGGACGTGACCGACGCGACCACCGAGACATCGCTGATCGAGGGGACGGGCGCACCGACCGACCGACCGCGGGAGACGCTGGATGCCCGCGATCTCCCGCCGCCGGAGCCGCTTCAGAACACGCTCGAGCGCCTGGCCGAGATCGACGCCGAGACGGTCCTCGTCCAGCGGAACGACCGAGCGCCCCAGCACCTGTATCCGAAGTTGAGCGACCGGGGGTACGAGTACGAGACGATCGAGCGCGACGGCGTCGTTACGACGGTGATCTGGACACCGAATCCGGCCGAGTAG
- a CDS encoding GNAT family N-acetyltransferase — MEVRLLGWPVDGIVLRLDHREYAYAGKFVMSSTGKAVAVDGDDGDDGDDGPGEFRLPDDPKREHVAPAGAVAFNEDRTDPGALWLRYVTVRRDRRGEGIGPRLCGFVVARAAERGYERVRIAVNNAYSYEALHKVGFAWTGRETGIAELVLERPADQPAALDSDTYREGLATIAARGDVGEDERAFARRKRERGPPAVDGDAFA; from the coding sequence GTGGAGGTTCGACTGCTCGGCTGGCCCGTCGACGGGATCGTGCTCCGGCTCGATCACCGGGAGTACGCCTACGCGGGGAAGTTCGTCATGTCGAGCACGGGGAAGGCCGTCGCCGTCGACGGCGACGACGGCGACGACGGCGACGACGGACCGGGCGAGTTCCGGCTTCCCGACGATCCGAAACGTGAGCACGTCGCGCCCGCGGGCGCGGTGGCGTTCAACGAGGACCGAACCGACCCCGGCGCGCTGTGGCTCCGCTACGTGACGGTTCGCCGCGACCGGCGCGGCGAGGGGATCGGCCCGCGGCTGTGCGGGTTCGTCGTCGCCCGCGCCGCCGAGCGGGGCTACGAGCGCGTCCGTATCGCCGTCAATAACGCCTACAGTTACGAGGCGCTGCACAAGGTCGGGTTCGCGTGGACCGGTCGCGAGACCGGGATCGCGGAACTGGTGCTGGAGCGGCCGGCCGACCAGCCGGCCGCACTCGACTCGGACACCTACCGCGAGGGACTGGCGACGATCGCCGCCCGCGGGGACGTGGGCGAGGACGAACGGGCGTTCGCCCGGCGAAAGCGCGAGCGGGGGCCGCCCGCCGTCGACGGGGACGCGTTCGCCTGA
- a CDS encoding class I SAM-dependent methyltransferase — protein sequence MFGHGDVGFFDRIAPLYDAFMPPARAADLRAGLAFAHRPVERVVDLGGGTGRASRRLREIGLDSVVFDYSAGMLRRAGEEGFPGVRADAATLPVRDGSVDAVVVTDALHHFPDPDAAIGEVARALAPGGVLVIREFDPTTRRGRALAALESVAGMDSQFFGAERLVGLLDDAGLRGHVVDPGFGYTVAGVKPTQSERGTANGDASGTASTEERGR from the coding sequence ATGTTCGGTCACGGCGACGTGGGGTTCTTCGACCGCATCGCCCCCCTGTACGACGCGTTCATGCCGCCGGCGCGCGCCGCGGACCTGCGCGCGGGGCTGGCCTTCGCACACCGTCCGGTCGAGCGCGTCGTCGATCTGGGCGGCGGGACGGGACGCGCCAGTCGGCGCCTCCGGGAGATCGGTCTCGACTCCGTCGTGTTCGACTACTCGGCGGGAATGCTCCGGCGCGCCGGCGAGGAGGGGTTCCCGGGCGTTCGTGCCGACGCCGCGACGCTGCCGGTTCGCGACGGGAGCGTCGACGCCGTCGTCGTCACGGACGCGCTGCACCACTTCCCCGACCCGGACGCCGCGATCGGGGAGGTCGCCCGCGCGCTGGCTCCCGGCGGCGTGCTCGTGATCCGCGAGTTCGACCCCACCACCCGCCGCGGGCGGGCGTTGGCGGCGCTGGAGTCGGTCGCGGGGATGGACTCGCAGTTCTTCGGCGCGGAACGGCTCGTCGGCCTGCTCGACGACGCGGGGCTGCGCGGGCACGTCGTCGACCCGGGCTTCGGCTACACCGTTGCCGGGGTGAAGCCGACCCAATCGGAGAGGGGCACGGCGAACGGCGACGCGTCCGGGACGGCGTCGACCGAAGAACGCGGGCGTTAA
- a CDS encoding DUF3054 domain-containing protein yields MATDSGTESFLERRVDRAALPLAVGDLLVIVAFIYVGTIQHGSVPFPPTGAGDALALLTVAAPFLVGWVVAAPLIGAYSAGAAESAKASVPLAIRSWIPAAVLGLIIRATPVVEGGVAITFAIVMFVVGSVSLGVWRYVAGQFV; encoded by the coding sequence ATGGCAACGGATTCGGGTACGGAATCGTTCCTCGAACGCCGGGTCGACCGGGCCGCGCTCCCGCTCGCGGTCGGCGACCTGCTCGTCATCGTCGCGTTCATCTACGTCGGCACGATCCAGCACGGGAGCGTCCCGTTCCCCCCGACGGGCGCGGGCGACGCGCTCGCGCTCCTGACCGTGGCGGCGCCGTTCCTCGTCGGCTGGGTCGTCGCGGCGCCGCTGATCGGCGCGTACTCCGCGGGCGCCGCCGAGTCGGCGAAGGCGTCGGTGCCGCTGGCGATCCGGTCGTGGATTCCCGCCGCGGTCCTCGGGCTGATCATCCGCGCGACGCCGGTCGTCGAGGGCGGCGTCGCGATCACGTTCGCGATCGTGATGTTCGTCGTCGGCTCGGTGTCGCTGGGCGTGTGGCGGTACGTCGCCGGACAGTTCGTCTGA